From the genome of Geoglobus ahangari, one region includes:
- the glmU gene encoding bifunctional sugar-1-phosphate nucleotidylyltransferase/acetyltransferase produces MQAVILAAGEGTRMRPLTYTKPKVMLPVANKPILEHVIENLAKAGVDEVVLVVGYKEETVRGYFGSEFNGVKVRYVRQGKQLGTAHALLSAEHVLDERFLMLNGDAIVFSEDLRKILGEKSAIAVREVPNPQDFGVVELKDGFVRRIIEKPSSPPSNLINAGIYLFTKEIVEYLKRTPLSVRGEYEITDSISMAIADGMEFKAVRIEGWIDVGYPWDLLKANEALLSALEPRIDGEVEDGAVIKGNVVIGEGTVVMAGSYIVGPAIIGRNCRIGPNCYIRPFTSIGDNCHVGNAVEVKNSIIMSNTKVPHLNYVGDSVIGENCNFGAGTKIANLRLDEGEVVVNVKGKAVRTGRKKFGAAIGDNVKTGINASINVGSMIGNDVFIGPGAVVSGFVEPNSRVF; encoded by the coding sequence GTGCAGGCCGTAATCCTTGCAGCTGGTGAAGGGACGAGAATGCGTCCGCTAACCTACACAAAGCCCAAGGTAATGCTCCCAGTGGCGAATAAGCCAATACTCGAGCACGTCATCGAGAACCTTGCAAAGGCTGGTGTGGATGAGGTCGTGCTCGTTGTTGGCTATAAGGAGGAGACTGTGAGGGGCTATTTTGGCAGTGAGTTCAATGGTGTTAAGGTTAGATATGTGAGGCAGGGCAAGCAGCTCGGTACCGCGCATGCGCTCCTTTCAGCCGAGCACGTTCTCGATGAGAGGTTTCTGATGCTCAACGGGGATGCGATAGTGTTCTCAGAAGATCTGAGGAAAATTCTTGGAGAAAAGAGTGCGATTGCCGTGAGGGAGGTTCCAAACCCTCAGGATTTTGGGGTGGTCGAGTTAAAGGACGGGTTCGTCAGGAGGATTATCGAAAAACCCTCCAGCCCACCCTCAAACCTGATAAATGCCGGAATTTACCTGTTCACTAAGGAGATTGTGGAATACCTGAAAAGAACTCCTCTCTCCGTGAGGGGGGAGTACGAGATAACAGACTCGATAAGCATGGCCATTGCTGATGGAATGGAGTTCAAGGCTGTCAGGATAGAGGGGTGGATCGACGTGGGCTACCCATGGGATCTGCTGAAGGCCAATGAGGCGCTCCTCTCAGCCCTCGAGCCAAGGATTGACGGTGAGGTCGAGGATGGGGCGGTTATAAAGGGCAATGTCGTCATTGGAGAGGGAACGGTTGTCATGGCGGGAAGCTACATTGTTGGGCCTGCAATCATTGGCAGGAACTGCAGAATAGGGCCAAACTGCTACATAAGGCCGTTCACGTCCATAGGTGATAACTGCCACGTGGGCAATGCTGTGGAAGTGAAGAACTCGATAATCATGAGCAACACGAAAGTGCCCCATCTCAACTACGTGGGCGATTCCGTTATAGGTGAGAACTGCAACTTTGGTGCTGGAACCAAGATCGCAAACCTCAGGCTTGATGAGGGTGAGGTGGTCGTGAACGTTAAGGGTAAAGCTGTGAGGACGGGCAGGAAGAAGTTCGGGGCGGCCATAGGTGATAACGTCAAGACAGGCATAAACGCCTCGATAAATGTTGGAAGCATGATTGGGAATGACGTTTTCATAGGTCCCGGGGCTGTGGTAAGCGGCTTTGTGGAGCCGAACTCGAGGGTGTTTTAG
- the glmU gene encoding bifunctional sugar-1-phosphate nucleotidylyltransferase/acetyltransferase — protein sequence MKAVILAAGEGQRLRPFTVSKPKVMIKVGNKPILQYVVEALRDSGIMDIVMVVGYRKDRVMSHFGDGKRFGVRVEYAFQEQQLGTAHALKQAENLVSDEFIVVSGDNIIDEGTVRSALAEKNSVVYRVVDSPSKYGVIKLGRNGRIEEIVEKPEEEISYLANTGVYHFDSRIFDYLAGENDLTAVINRMIGDGIEFKAVESKGVWLDIVYPWDIPKVNELALGFRGRVISGKVESGVFISGDVVIGKGCVIRSGTYIRGPVVIGENCEIGPNAVIGPAASIGSNTVIEPFSAVENSVVGDNVRIGSGSRLESSVIDSGTRIMPGFTAVKGKASVEVDGTVQKIETGAFIGERCTIGAKVTAMPACTVGNEVEVSPLKVLSGVIPDGSKVL from the coding sequence ATGAAGGCTGTAATTCTCGCAGCCGGTGAGGGCCAGAGGCTGAGGCCCTTTACCGTGAGCAAGCCGAAGGTCATGATAAAGGTGGGCAACAAGCCCATCCTTCAGTACGTGGTCGAGGCTCTGAGAGATTCGGGAATAATGGACATTGTGATGGTCGTCGGATACAGAAAGGACAGGGTGATGAGCCACTTCGGTGACGGGAAGAGGTTTGGAGTGAGGGTTGAGTATGCTTTTCAGGAACAGCAGCTCGGCACCGCGCATGCTTTAAAACAGGCCGAGAACCTCGTCAGTGACGAATTCATCGTCGTCTCAGGGGACAACATAATTGATGAGGGGACTGTGAGGAGCGCGCTTGCCGAGAAGAACTCGGTGGTTTACAGGGTCGTCGACTCTCCCTCGAAGTATGGCGTCATAAAGCTCGGAAGGAACGGAAGAATAGAGGAGATCGTGGAAAAGCCGGAGGAGGAGATCAGCTACCTCGCCAACACGGGTGTGTATCACTTTGACTCGAGAATATTTGACTATCTTGCCGGTGAAAACGACCTGACAGCGGTGATAAACCGCATGATCGGCGATGGAATCGAGTTTAAGGCCGTGGAGAGCAAAGGGGTCTGGCTTGACATAGTCTATCCGTGGGACATCCCGAAGGTGAACGAGCTTGCCCTCGGCTTCAGAGGGAGGGTGATTTCCGGCAAGGTTGAGAGCGGCGTGTTCATCTCCGGAGATGTCGTCATCGGAAAGGGGTGTGTGATCAGAAGCGGAACCTACATCAGGGGGCCCGTGGTCATTGGAGAGAACTGCGAGATCGGGCCGAATGCCGTGATAGGCCCGGCAGCGTCCATAGGCAGCAACACGGTAATCGAGCCCTTCTCAGCTGTGGAGAACAGCGTGGTTGGGGACAACGTGAGAATCGGCAGCGGCAGCAGGCTGGAGAGCTCGGTCATAGACTCGGGGACGAGGATAATGCCCGGGTTTACAGCTGTGAAGGGTAAAGCGTCGGTTGAGGTTGATGGAACAGTCCAGAAAATTGAGACCGGGGCCTTTATTGGGGAAAGATGTACCATAGGTGCGAAGGTCACGGCGATGCCAGCGTGCACCGTTGGCAATGAGGTGGAGGTCAGCCCGCTGAAGGTTCTGTCCGGGGTGATTCCCGACGGCTCGAAGGTGTTGTGA
- the glmS gene encoding glutamine--fructose-6-phosphate transaminase (isomerizing) — protein sequence MCGIVGYLGFRRADQVIISALKRLEYRGYDSWGVAVKHGDELGLIKRVGAIGEVEGYSVAEGSVGIGHTRWATHGKPSELNAHPHTDCRGKVAVVHNGIISNFQSLREELESRGHEFSSETDTEVIAHLIEEEYRGDLREAVMRAVERLKGSYAIVAMHADSEELVAVRYKSPLVIGVGDGEWLIASDVPAVLDYTNRVIYLEDGDVVKLWSDGLRIWNGGKEVERKIVTIPWSIEDAEKGGYEHFMLKEIHETPRVIEDTLFEYLSEDIEIDASFSAGISEIVFIACGTSYHASLIGKYLIEKLSGIPVRVEFASEFIYHHPPMHRALAIAITQSGETADTLEAMRIAKKLGARTLAIVNVLGSTATRIADHVLYTRAGPEISVAATKSFIAQLIVLYLIALKLSRMPGSEVSRLVEELRIMPELVRKILEREDEIREIAERLAGFENMMYIGRGIGVPIAMEGALKMKEISYIHAEAYPAGELKHGPFALLGEQTPVVATLVPDDTYEIMLNNIKEVKARDSIVVAVAEENDMEVEKYVDHVIRVPRTEHIFTAITHSVALQLLAYYAARKRGCEIDKPRNLAKSVTVE from the coding sequence ATGTGCGGAATCGTTGGGTATCTGGGCTTCAGGAGGGCGGATCAGGTCATAATCTCAGCCCTGAAGAGGCTTGAATACCGCGGCTACGACTCTTGGGGAGTTGCCGTAAAGCATGGGGATGAGCTGGGACTGATAAAGAGAGTTGGGGCGATTGGCGAGGTTGAGGGCTACAGTGTGGCCGAGGGAAGCGTTGGAATAGGTCACACAAGGTGGGCCACCCACGGGAAGCCCTCAGAGCTAAACGCCCACCCCCACACGGATTGCAGGGGGAAGGTAGCAGTTGTGCACAACGGCATAATCTCAAACTTCCAGTCGCTCAGAGAAGAGCTGGAGAGCAGGGGGCATGAGTTCAGCTCTGAGACTGACACCGAAGTGATCGCCCACCTCATAGAGGAGGAGTACAGAGGGGATCTGAGGGAGGCGGTGATGAGGGCAGTTGAGAGGCTGAAGGGATCATATGCCATAGTTGCGATGCACGCTGATAGCGAGGAGCTCGTCGCTGTGAGGTACAAAAGCCCCCTCGTCATCGGTGTTGGGGATGGGGAGTGGCTCATAGCCTCGGATGTTCCTGCGGTTCTCGACTACACCAACAGGGTGATCTACCTCGAGGACGGAGATGTTGTGAAGCTGTGGAGTGACGGCCTCAGGATCTGGAACGGCGGGAAGGAGGTTGAGAGGAAAATCGTCACGATCCCCTGGAGCATTGAGGATGCCGAGAAAGGCGGGTATGAGCACTTCATGCTCAAGGAGATCCACGAGACGCCGAGAGTGATTGAGGATACCCTTTTTGAGTACCTCTCGGAGGACATCGAGATTGACGCGAGCTTCTCTGCCGGGATATCCGAGATCGTGTTCATAGCCTGCGGAACCTCGTATCATGCGAGCCTCATAGGGAAGTACCTCATAGAGAAACTCTCGGGCATTCCCGTGAGGGTTGAGTTTGCCTCGGAGTTCATCTACCACCACCCGCCCATGCACAGGGCATTGGCCATAGCCATAACCCAGTCGGGAGAGACCGCAGATACCCTCGAAGCGATGAGAATAGCCAAGAAGCTCGGGGCGAGGACGCTTGCGATAGTGAACGTTCTCGGGAGCACGGCGACAAGAATCGCTGACCACGTCCTGTACACCAGGGCAGGGCCTGAGATAAGCGTTGCCGCAACGAAATCCTTCATAGCCCAGCTCATCGTTCTCTACCTAATTGCGCTGAAGCTGTCCAGAATGCCGGGAAGTGAGGTGAGCAGGCTCGTGGAGGAGCTGAGGATAATGCCGGAGCTCGTCAGGAAGATCCTTGAGAGGGAGGATGAGATCAGGGAGATTGCCGAGAGGCTTGCTGGCTTTGAGAACATGATGTACATCGGGAGGGGCATAGGGGTGCCCATTGCGATGGAAGGGGCGTTGAAGATGAAGGAAATCTCCTACATCCACGCTGAGGCATATCCTGCTGGTGAGCTGAAGCACGGGCCATTTGCACTGCTCGGAGAGCAAACTCCCGTCGTGGCGACTCTCGTCCCCGACGACACCTACGAGATAATGCTCAACAACATAAAGGAGGTCAAGGCCAGAGACTCCATCGTTGTTGCGGTGGCGGAGGAGAACGACATGGAGGTGGAGAAGTATGTCGATCACGTCATCAGAGTGCCGAGAACAGAGCACATCTTTACAGCGATAACCCACTCAGTCGCACTCCAGTTACTCGCCTACTACGCCGCGAGAAAGAGGGGCTGCGAGATAGACAAGCCGAGGAATCTGGCGAAGAGCGTGACTGTGGAGTAA
- a CDS encoding sulfite exporter TauE/SafE family protein — MEGIYVFLGFIVGFLVGLTGIGGGALMTPSLIFLGMTPLRAVGTDLLFVTATKVFGTAFHHKMGRIRYDIALRLIAGSLPAIAIGGLLLRVIDKNILNAHLTLLLGIVLLLSAVISLIKKEIKPPIRPRMSYLYILGFVVGLTVQFTSVGAGVIVSFTLINLARISPAEVVGISLFYGLLLSSMSFLNYALMGSVDYGIALTLILGSIFGVLAGTRISTRVESEKLKKMINLIIAAIGAIILLKHVL, encoded by the coding sequence TTGGAAGGCATCTACGTTTTTCTGGGATTTATAGTCGGATTTCTCGTGGGCCTGACGGGGATAGGTGGAGGAGCACTGATGACCCCCTCACTGATTTTTCTCGGAATGACGCCGCTGAGGGCTGTGGGAACAGACCTGCTGTTCGTTACCGCAACAAAAGTCTTTGGCACAGCATTTCACCACAAGATGGGCAGAATCAGGTACGACATAGCCCTCAGGCTGATAGCGGGCAGCCTGCCTGCTATAGCGATTGGGGGGCTTTTGCTAAGAGTCATAGATAAAAACATTCTGAACGCACACCTCACCCTCCTGCTTGGGATCGTTCTACTGCTCAGTGCTGTGATAAGCCTGATTAAGAAGGAGATCAAGCCACCGATCAGGCCGAGAATGTCCTACCTGTACATCCTCGGATTCGTCGTTGGCCTCACAGTCCAGTTCACCTCTGTTGGAGCGGGAGTCATAGTCAGCTTCACCCTCATAAACCTCGCGAGAATTTCCCCGGCAGAAGTTGTCGGGATATCGCTCTTCTACGGCCTTCTCCTCTCGTCCATGAGCTTCCTCAACTACGCTTTGATGGGGAGCGTGGATTACGGAATAGCTCTCACGCTCATTCTCGGATCAATCTTTGGAGTTCTCGCGGGAACGAGGATAAGCACGAGAGTGGAGAGTGAAAAGCTCAAGAAAATGATTAACCTGATAATTGCGGCTATCGGAGCGATTATTCTTTTGAAGCACGTTTTATAA
- the cysC gene encoding adenylyl-sulfate kinase produces MRRDLERGFTIWLTGPSGAGKTTLARSLAERLADMGYRVEILDGDEIRRSLYPELGFSKEAREMHNRVVIHMAKLLSRNGVIAIVSLISPYRTVRELARREIGRFMEVYVYAPLEVRIKRDPKGLYAKAMKGEIKGLTGYDGVYEEPDNPEIKVDSSKMSPEEEVDAIIEKARELGYLP; encoded by the coding sequence ATGCGCAGGGATCTCGAGAGGGGGTTTACAATCTGGCTTACCGGGCCGAGCGGAGCTGGAAAGACGACGCTTGCGAGAAGCTTAGCTGAAAGGCTCGCGGACATGGGATACAGGGTGGAGATACTGGACGGCGATGAGATCAGAAGGTCGCTGTATCCTGAGCTCGGCTTCAGCAAGGAGGCGAGAGAGATGCACAACCGCGTTGTGATCCACATGGCAAAGCTGCTGTCGAGGAACGGAGTCATTGCGATAGTCTCGCTGATCTCACCATACAGGACAGTCAGAGAGCTCGCGAGAAGGGAGATAGGAAGGTTCATGGAGGTGTACGTTTACGCCCCGCTCGAGGTGAGGATAAAGAGAGATCCTAAGGGTCTGTACGCGAAGGCCATGAAGGGTGAGATAAAGGGCCTCACGGGCTACGATGGTGTCTATGAGGAGCCAGACAACCCCGAGATCAAAGTTGACAGCTCGAAAATGAGTCCCGAAGAAGAGGTGGATGCCATCATAGAGAAGGCAAGGGAGCTGGGTTACCTGCCCTGA
- a CDS encoding alkaline phosphatase family protein — translation MSNGQVDSVKKVFVIGLDSAPPELLFNRFLEDMPNVRKLLERSLHGPMKSCIPAITIPAWMVMNTGKTPGELGLYGFRHRKKGTYNNIWIAHSLMVKEKAVWNHLGENGKKSIVIGVPPSYPPKKINGCMIGCFITPDANSDYTYPESLKGEIERLVGEYIFDVVFRKDERDEVKEKLWEMTEKRFEVIRYLIENKEWDFFEFVEIGLDRVHHAFWKYFDETHHLHEPDSRYKNVIRDYYRLLDKEIGKTLKLLDMDETAIMIVSDHGVKAMKGAFAINQWLIEEGLLKVKSKEIEAGSKLERLDVDWKNSTAWAWGGYYSRIFINVEGREPEGRIGAERFYEVRDEIAELVRSIRGPDGERWDTKVYYPEDIYPVAKGDRPDMMVYLDNLNWRAAGTLGYESPYLEENDTGPDDAVHSEHGVFSIYIPGMESSRQLITEIYDFAPTVLKLFGIKQKLKGRSVV, via the coding sequence TTGAGTAACGGGCAGGTGGATAGCGTTAAGAAAGTTTTTGTCATCGGCCTCGACTCCGCACCTCCGGAACTCCTGTTCAACAGGTTCTTGGAGGACATGCCAAACGTGAGGAAGTTGCTCGAAAGGTCACTTCACGGCCCAATGAAGAGCTGCATTCCCGCCATAACCATCCCGGCGTGGATGGTGATGAATACCGGAAAAACTCCCGGAGAGCTCGGTCTTTACGGGTTCAGACACAGGAAAAAGGGCACATACAACAACATCTGGATAGCCCACAGCCTGATGGTTAAAGAGAAGGCGGTGTGGAATCATCTGGGCGAGAATGGCAAGAAGTCTATAGTCATCGGAGTCCCACCAAGCTACCCTCCGAAGAAGATCAACGGCTGCATGATCGGCTGCTTCATAACTCCCGATGCAAACAGCGATTACACGTATCCAGAGAGCCTGAAGGGAGAGATTGAGAGGCTTGTTGGAGAGTACATCTTCGACGTTGTTTTCAGAAAAGATGAGAGGGATGAGGTCAAGGAGAAGCTGTGGGAAATGACCGAGAAAAGGTTCGAGGTCATCAGATACCTGATCGAGAACAAGGAGTGGGACTTCTTCGAGTTCGTTGAGATCGGTCTGGATAGAGTCCATCACGCGTTCTGGAAGTACTTCGACGAAACTCACCATTTGCACGAGCCGGATAGCAGATACAAGAACGTGATCAGGGACTACTACAGGCTTTTGGACAAGGAGATTGGGAAGACCCTGAAGCTGCTTGATATGGATGAGACTGCCATCATGATTGTTTCAGACCACGGAGTGAAGGCGATGAAGGGGGCTTTTGCGATAAACCAGTGGCTCATAGAGGAGGGGCTGCTGAAGGTGAAAAGCAAGGAAATTGAGGCTGGCTCAAAGCTTGAAAGGCTCGATGTCGACTGGAAGAACTCGACGGCATGGGCCTGGGGCGGCTACTACTCGAGGATATTCATAAACGTCGAGGGTAGGGAGCCCGAGGGGAGAATTGGAGCAGAGAGATTCTACGAGGTCAGAGATGAGATCGCAGAGCTTGTAAGGTCAATTCGCGGGCCGGATGGAGAGAGGTGGGACACCAAGGTCTACTATCCGGAGGACATCTACCCTGTTGCGAAGGGAGACAGGCCGGACATGATGGTCTACCTCGACAACCTGAACTGGAGGGCCGCTGGTACGCTCGGATATGAAAGCCCGTACCTCGAGGAGAACGACACCGGGCCGGATGACGCCGTTCACTCAGAACACGGGGTGTTTTCCATCTACATTCCCGGAATGGAAAGCTCGAGGCAACTGATCACTGAAATTTACGATTTCGCTCCTACCGTGCTCAAGTTGTTCGGGATCAAGCAAAAGCTGAAAGGACGGAGTGTCGTGTAG
- a CDS encoding single-stranded-DNA-specific exonuclease RecJ family protein, whose product MQLIVHHWDADGICSASLIAKHLVSEGCTNVSPPIGEFRFDERVWKAIGSSESVFVADLNVPGEVERIDRKTTFFDHHIQPRIQNRLVRQINPAINGEKAPSCAFVISRHIDWWGVESVIGTVGDVGREALSIPEIKKSMERLGMSEEDAVKIATLMDTNHISGNREGVEKAVRVVGELEWRELISFEPWIRQSERIEEEFRSVISSVSSEGKRAFVEFKSDFNIISRVARHLVWEVGYDEALVINRDFGRRVQLYYRVSKKISREKDLANLISKLRSAGVNAGGKDEVVGCVFSPNKWDVVREIVYDHLGWFG is encoded by the coding sequence ATGCAGCTCATAGTCCATCACTGGGATGCCGACGGGATATGCTCCGCATCCCTCATAGCTAAGCATCTTGTAAGTGAAGGCTGCACAAACGTCTCCCCGCCAATAGGAGAGTTCAGGTTTGATGAGAGGGTGTGGAAAGCCATAGGGAGCTCAGAATCGGTATTCGTCGCAGACCTGAACGTGCCGGGAGAGGTGGAGAGGATAGACAGGAAAACCACATTCTTCGATCACCACATACAGCCCCGCATTCAGAACAGGCTCGTCAGGCAGATAAATCCCGCAATCAATGGAGAAAAGGCCCCATCATGCGCGTTCGTGATATCGAGGCATATTGACTGGTGGGGTGTCGAGAGCGTCATAGGCACGGTTGGAGATGTCGGCAGAGAGGCTTTATCCATACCTGAAATCAAAAAATCCATGGAAAGGCTCGGAATGTCTGAGGAGGATGCGGTAAAGATTGCAACCCTGATGGACACCAACCACATCTCCGGAAACAGAGAGGGTGTTGAAAAAGCAGTAAGGGTTGTGGGAGAGCTCGAATGGAGGGAGCTCATCAGTTTCGAGCCGTGGATCCGCCAGTCTGAGAGGATCGAGGAGGAGTTCAGAAGCGTCATCTCCAGCGTCTCTTCAGAAGGAAAGAGGGCGTTCGTCGAGTTCAAGAGTGACTTCAACATAATCTCGAGGGTGGCAAGGCATCTCGTCTGGGAAGTGGGCTACGATGAGGCCCTTGTCATAAACCGGGACTTTGGCAGGAGAGTTCAGCTCTATTACAGGGTCTCCAAGAAGATTTCAAGAGAAAAGGATCTGGCAAACCTGATTTCAAAGCTCAGGTCAGCTGGGGTTAACGCTGGTGGAAAGGACGAGGTTGTGGGGTGCGTTTTCAGTCCGAACAAATGGGACGTAGTCAGAGAGATCGTGTATGACCATCTGGGGTGGTTTGGTTGA
- the sat gene encoding sulfate adenylyltransferase: MVSKPHGGRIVRRVASDKTRERILSEQNEYPRIYVEHGEAIDVENIAHGIYSPLTGFLTDEDYTSVLHHMRLSDDTPWTIPIVLDVSKPDFGEGDAVLLYHRNIPVARMHVEEIYRFDKREFAEKVFKTTDPTHPGVSRVNAMGKYLVGGEIELLNELENPFSDYTLRPVETRVLFRERGWKTIVAFQTRNVPHLGHEYVQKAALTFVDGLFINPVLGRKKSGDFRDEVIIKAYEALFQHYYPKDAAVLATVRYEMRYAGPREAIHHAIMRKNFGATHFIVGRDHAGVGDYYGPYEAWEIFDEFPDLGITPMFIREAFYCRKCGGMVNAKICNHDEEFRVRISGTKLRKMIAESKAPPEHMMRREVFEAIRGFENPFVE, encoded by the coding sequence ATGGTATCCAAGCCCCACGGGGGCAGAATTGTAAGGAGAGTTGCTTCAGACAAAACCAGAGAACGAATACTGAGCGAGCAGAACGAGTATCCGAGAATCTATGTGGAGCATGGTGAGGCCATCGATGTGGAGAACATAGCCCACGGAATCTACTCACCCCTCACCGGATTTTTAACCGATGAAGACTACACCTCAGTTCTGCACCACATGCGACTCAGTGACGATACGCCATGGACAATTCCCATCGTCTTGGACGTTTCGAAGCCAGATTTCGGAGAGGGCGATGCGGTTCTGCTGTACCATCGCAACATTCCGGTTGCGAGGATGCACGTGGAAGAGATCTACAGGTTCGACAAGAGGGAGTTTGCGGAGAAGGTCTTCAAGACCACAGACCCTACCCATCCGGGAGTAAGCAGAGTCAACGCGATGGGAAAGTATCTGGTCGGCGGAGAAATTGAGCTGCTCAACGAGCTTGAAAATCCATTCTCCGACTACACGTTAAGACCAGTGGAGACAAGGGTTCTGTTCAGAGAGAGAGGCTGGAAGACGATTGTCGCCTTCCAGACGAGGAACGTTCCCCACCTTGGCCATGAATACGTGCAGAAAGCCGCGCTCACATTCGTTGACGGGCTCTTCATCAATCCGGTTCTCGGGAGGAAGAAGAGCGGGGATTTCAGGGACGAGGTGATTATAAAGGCCTACGAGGCCCTCTTCCAGCACTACTACCCGAAGGATGCTGCCGTCCTTGCGACAGTGAGGTACGAGATGAGGTACGCTGGCCCGAGAGAGGCGATACACCATGCGATCATGAGAAAGAACTTTGGAGCGACGCACTTCATAGTCGGCAGGGATCATGCCGGGGTTGGAGATTACTACGGACCCTACGAGGCGTGGGAGATCTTCGACGAGTTTCCGGATCTCGGAATAACCCCGATGTTCATCAGAGAGGCGTTCTACTGCAGGAAGTGCGGTGGGATGGTCAACGCGAAGATATGCAACCACGACGAGGAGTTCAGGGTGAGAATAAGCGGCACGAAGCTGAGGAAGATGATAGCAGAAAGCAAAGCTCCCCCAGAGCACATGATGAGGAGAGAGGTATTCGAGGCCATAAGGGGCTTCGAAAACCCGTTTGTGGAGTGA
- a CDS encoding ribbon-helix-helix domain-containing protein, which produces MTEEKKYTTVSIPKPLYDKIKARIEGTGFTSVSDYVTYVLREVLASLEEEEKEEVFSKEEEEKVKERLRALGYLD; this is translated from the coding sequence ATGACGGAGGAGAAGAAGTACACGACCGTTTCAATTCCAAAGCCCCTCTACGACAAGATCAAGGCAAGAATTGAAGGAACGGGATTCACGTCTGTCTCTGACTACGTGACCTACGTCCTGAGAGAGGTTCTGGCGAGCCTCGAAGAGGAGGAGAAGGAGGAGGTCTTCAGCAAGGAAGAGGAGGAGAAGGTCAAGGAGAGGCTCAGGGCCCTCGGGTACTTGGACTGA